The Populus alba chromosome 4, ASM523922v2, whole genome shotgun sequence genome contains a region encoding:
- the LOC118047348 gene encoding COP1-interacting protein 7 — protein sequence MDSSTLLDYALFQLTPTRTRCDLVLFCGGKNEKLASGLFEPFILHLKFIKDQISKVGYSIKLCPPTKNAPWFTKGTFERFVRFVSTPAVLERFVSLERDILQIEESAVHANELSNTNVAGQLEEGSGLVANTITRKSSDSSKLKDELEKSDQASMEGNSKIQFQLLLEARKTLLRKEQAMAYARGLVVGFEVDSINDLISFADAFGASRLREACNNFKELCKKKHGDGLWMEELAAMEACPPSELSFLGTSGIVLANEISSLNQNVMLNLTNIGVSTGDFMPNGSTDASRSDSTADSRKDGSMETSDQIASSSAKVQVPMQWPNQIPPYMYNFQGPIPQFPPYQGYPFPTMQPIPPHYPRNMQWPSSMKEFSQGKNDKSLNKKGYKYSGEDRQTDSSDSEGRSDSDSHIDQDKKNSSIDVPYRKKHRKKSSKTVVIRNINYITPKRRNEGSDSFSDETSSDEDEHIDEETIKKKVDDAVGSLEKLCKSNSSTQKRKGSNKSNHKSNGSSDAPDQDFNDGPVSNASRGGRTSENWDAFQSLLMKDDETVNGVEKLQPVDVQEEHFMVKSSGDGTSLRSNRAMDLGPEKLLNRRMVTGDSFVLTPRDGEHADRVRLEDIENAESFRPIMKRRDLTDEDLVISQRLEDSGSGLRGILSSSTEPSIIKPGKGEDWFVINHSGKPENQDTANYMLSLEGDSSNAKSSRRDVLVDDSFMIHARSAVDDLYGSQWKTDISMATDLTLSSQAENGITEHNHEVMDAYEPNDLCMVLERDSGFESTRDSWVTDQGIDISFMEAHRSSNAESGDQTEKKLPSNSDKTTVKKNGINGRKVPEVRTKIVQGSPSKNRIEMMSKSKKSSVVSRPTVQKSKQEKEEEIRKKMEELAIQRQKRIAERTAAAGGAPAATKRASLESKSVKGSAKSDKNKIIPRPERQTR from the exons ATGGATTCTTCAACTCTTCTTGACTATGCTCTCTTTCAACTCACCCCAACTCGAACCAG GTGTGATCTGGTTCTCTTCTGTGGAGGCAAGAATGAGAAACTGGCTTCTGGGTTATTTGAACCATTCATTTTACAccttaaatttattaaagatcAGATTTCCAAAGTTGGGTACTCCATCAAACTTTGCCCACCGACCAAAAATGCTCCTTGGTTCACCAAAGGTACTTTTGAGAG ATTTGTTCGTTTTGTTAGTACACCAGCTGTACTTGAGAGATTTGTCAGCCTAGAAAGAGACATCTTGCAGATTGAGGAGAGTGCAGTTCATGCCAATGAATTATCAAACACAAATGTAGCTGGACAACTGGAGGAAG GGAGTGGACTGGTTGCCAATACTATCACAAGGAAGTCAAGTGATTCCTCTAAG CTAAAAGATGAACTTGAGAAAAGTGATCAAGCTTCAATGGAAGGAAATTCCAA GATTCAGTTTCAACTGCTTCTGGAAGCACGGAAAACATTGCTTCGCAAAGAGCAAGCTATGGCTTATGCACGTGGCCTTGTTGTCGGATTTGAAGTGGACAGCATAAATGATCTCATCTCCTTCGCAGATGCTTTTGGAGCTTCACGGTTAAG GGAAGCATGCAACAATTTCAAGGAATTATGTAAGAAAAAGCATGGGGATGGTCTCTGGATGGAGGAATTAGCAGCAATGGAGGCATGCCCTCCATCAGAGCTGTCATTTTTGGGAACATCAGGAATTGTACTTGCAAATGAAATTAGTTCCCTTAATCAGAATGTCATGCTAAATTTGACAAACATTGGGGTATCTACTGGTGATTTTATGCCCAATGGATCTACAGATGCATCAAGATCTGATTCAACTGCAGACAGCAGAAAGG ATGGTAGCATGGAAACATCTGACCAGATAGCATCATCTAGTGCCAAAGTTCAAGTACCAATGCAGTGGCCAAACCAGATACCTCCATACATGTACAATTTCCAAGGCCCTATTCCTCAGTTTCCTCCGTATCAAGGATATCCTTTCCCTACCATGCAGCCTATCCCTCCTCATTATCCAAGAAATATGCAATGGCCTTCTAGCATGAAAGAATTTAGTCAAGGAAAAAACGATAAGTCCCTGAACAAAAAGGGATATAAATATTCAGGAGAAGACAGGCAAACAGACTCTAGTGACTCTGAAGGAAGGAGTGATTCAGATTCCCATATAGATCAGGACAAAAAGAACTCCTCTATAGATGTTCCATACAGGAAAAAACACAGGAAGAAGTCCTCTAAGACCGTTGTCATCAGAAATATTAACTACATCACCCCCAAGAGAAGAAATGAAGGAAGTGATAGTTTTTCTGATGAAACTTCTTCGGATGAGGATGAGCACATTGATGaagaaaccataaaaaagaAGGTAGATGATGCAGTTGGATCATTGGAAAAACTGTGCAAGTCAAATTCAAGtacacagaaaagaaaaggctcaAACAAGAGCaaccacaagtcaaatggatcaAGTGATGCTCCTGACCAAGATTTCAACGATGGCCCTGTTTCAAATGCATCCAGGGGAGGAAGGACTAGTGAGAACTGGGATGCTTTCCAGAGCCTTCTGATGAAAGATGATGAAACTGTTAATGGGGTAGAAAAGTTGCAGCCAGTGGATGTTCAGGAAGAGCATTTCATGGTCAAAAGCTCTGGAGATGGAACTTCATTAAGGAGCAATCGTGCTATGGACTTGGGACCAGAGAAATTACTGAACAGAAGGATGGTGACAGgtgattcttttgttttgactCCGAGGGACGGGGAACATGCGGATAGAGTTAGGCTGGAGGATATAGAAAATGCAGAGAGTTTTCGACCAATCATGAAGAGAAGGGACTTGACAGATGAGGATTTGGTAATTTCACAAAGATTAGAAGATTCAGGAAGTGGCCTCAGGGGTATCTTATCTAGTTCCACTGAGCCATCTATAATCAAGCCTGGTAAAGGAGAGGATTGGTTTGTTATCAATCACTCAGGGAAACCAGAAAACCAGGATACAGCCAATTACATGCTATCACTAGAGGGTGATTCTTCAAATGCCAAGTCGAGTAGAAGAGACGTACTTGTTGACGATTCTTTCATGATTCATGCTCGATCTGCTGTGGATGATTTATATGGTTCTCAATGGAAAACTGACATAAGCATGGCTACGGATCTAACTTTATCTTCCCAGGCAGAAAATGGCATTACAGAACATAATCATGAAGTTATGGATGCCTATGAACCGAATGACCTCTGTATGGTCCTTGAACGAGATTCCGGATTTGAATCTACAAGGGATTCCTGGGTTACAGACCAGGGAATTGACATATCATTCATGGAAGCTCATAGGAGCTCAAATGCTGAATCTGGTGATCAAACTGAGAAGAAGCTTCCTTCAAACAGTGACAAGACCACTGTCAAGAAAAATGGAATTAATGGGAGAAAAGTTCCAGAAGTGAGGACTAAAATCGTGCAAGGATCCCCCAGTAAGAACAGAATTGAGATGATGTCTAAAAGCAAGAAATCATCAGTTGTTAGTAGGCCCACAGTTCAGAAGAGCAAGCAAGAGAAG GAAGAAGAGATTAGGAAGAAAATGGAAGAGTTAGCAATTCAACGCCAAAAAAGAATTGCTGAAAGAACTGCAGCAGCTGGTGGTGCTCCGGCAGCAACCAAGAGGGCATCATTGGAGAGCAAATCAGTCAAAGGTTCAGCCAAGtctgacaaaaataaaatcattcctAGACCTGAGAGACAAACAAGATAG